Proteins encoded in a region of the bacterium genome:
- a CDS encoding 2-dehydropantoate 2-reductase: MRVAVIGAGGTGGYFGGLLARAGHDVTFMARGAHLNAIRARGLTVNSRLAGNFVVRAAATDDLRTIGPVDLVLVCVKAYSLDGVLSLLPSVVGPETMILSVQNGVDNEDRIAAAAGAGPVLGAVAQVSSFIQGPGVVGQTGGPGRLVFGEMAGGESARTARLLTVLRSAGIAAEVRPDIRLALWEKFVFICGVSGVTAVTRLPLGLILADVETAALMRATLDEVVAVARADDVPVAPRFAEQAVAQMRTLEPWFRGSMAQDLLEGRRLELDTLNGTVVRLGRAHAVAVPVNWTIYAALRPFAAGAPEIPRPE, from the coding sequence ATGCGCGTCGCCGTCATCGGCGCGGGCGGCACGGGGGGATACTTCGGGGGGCTGCTGGCGCGCGCGGGCCACGACGTCACGTTCATGGCGCGGGGCGCCCACCTCAACGCGATTCGCGCGCGCGGGCTCACCGTCAACTCCCGGCTGGCCGGCAATTTTGTCGTGCGGGCCGCGGCGACCGACGACCTGCGCACCATCGGGCCCGTCGATCTGGTGCTCGTCTGCGTCAAAGCCTACAGTCTGGACGGCGTCCTGTCGCTGCTGCCCTCGGTCGTCGGGCCCGAGACGATGATCCTCTCGGTGCAGAACGGGGTGGACAACGAGGACCGGATCGCCGCCGCCGCCGGCGCCGGCCCGGTGCTGGGCGCGGTGGCCCAGGTGTCGTCGTTCATCCAGGGGCCGGGGGTGGTCGGGCAGACCGGCGGGCCGGGGAGGCTCGTTTTTGGCGAGATGGCGGGCGGCGAGAGCGCCCGCACGGCGCGCCTCCTTACGGTCTTGCGGAGCGCCGGCATCGCCGCGGAGGTGCGGCCCGACATCCGCCTGGCCCTCTGGGAGAAGTTCGTGTTCATCTGCGGCGTGAGCGGCGTGACGGCGGTCACGCGGCTCCCGCTCGGGCTGATCCTCGCCGACGTGGAGACGGCCGCGCTCATGCGCGCGACGCTCGATGAGGTCGTCGCCGTGGCGCGCGCGGACGACGTGCCGGTCGCTCCGCGGTTCGCCGAGCAGGCCGTGGCGCAGATGCGCACCCTCGAGCCGTGGTTTCGGGGCTCCATGGCCCAGGATCTGCTCGAAGGGCGGCGGCTCGAACTCGACACGCTCAACGGCACGGTGGTGAGGCTCGGCCGCGCGCACGCCGTCGCGGTACCGGTCAACTGGACGATCTACGCGGCGCTGCGGCCGTTCGCCGCCGGCGCGCCGGAGATTCCGCGGCCGGAGTAG
- a CDS encoding copper resistance protein CopC, whose translation MRRAGVAALVCAGVLSCAPVAGAHALLQRSVPAGGAVLQRAPATILLTFTEVPEPSLSNIHVLDSTGRQVDRSRAQSAPGHPLELLVPLGPLPNGAYTVTWRTVSRVDGHVTGGAFAFGVGVSPGAAPPAAASPFPSPLSIVSRWGLYAGLTGLVGLAWVWTAAFAEPPAGRTAYPWLLWGLAAAGVIGLGAAQAADAGAGIGRLLATPLGAALWWRFLPIVGAGAALAVAARARGRLRPQALAAAGVLVAGSMFADVLAGHAAAGSGPLRWPNIADQWVHITSVGVWLGGLAALLVGLRGAPTDARAAAARRFSVVAGITLGVTALTGVLRAVDEVGQWNALVATDFGRLVVVKAALLLILAALGAFNRYRSIPALLTSLRGLRRVGGAELAAAAVVLGVTGILVGLAPPRLLQQAAQTATAISVDRSDFATSVRAHLEITPGFPGVNRFLVRLVDYDTGRPVTAGRVALRFSQPERPGVGPSVLALKPTAPGTYEAQGTNLSLDGTWSIVVMLERGLQSTEVPLGVAARVRPEIVREIRAPGQPTLYGIDLEGGIVLDAYLDPGRPGLNEVHATFIAANGQELPVPRLITIAAGRPGQAVRPLPVRRFGPGHFIGDAQLGPGTWHIEYSGIARDGSALRAYLDVTL comes from the coding sequence ATGCGTCGGGCTGGGGTTGCCGCCCTGGTCTGCGCGGGGGTGCTATCGTGCGCGCCGGTCGCGGGCGCGCACGCCTTGCTTCAGCGCTCCGTCCCGGCCGGCGGCGCCGTGCTCCAGCGCGCTCCCGCAACCATCCTGCTGACCTTCACGGAAGTGCCGGAGCCGTCATTATCAAACATCCACGTTCTCGACAGCACCGGCCGGCAGGTGGACCGGAGCAGAGCCCAGTCCGCCCCCGGTCACCCGCTGGAACTCTTGGTCCCCTTGGGGCCGCTTCCGAACGGCGCGTACACTGTTACCTGGCGGACGGTGTCGCGCGTGGACGGCCACGTGACGGGGGGAGCGTTTGCGTTCGGCGTCGGCGTGTCGCCCGGCGCGGCGCCGCCGGCAGCGGCGAGCCCGTTCCCCTCCCCCCTGTCCATCGTCAGCCGCTGGGGGCTGTACGCGGGCCTGACCGGTCTGGTGGGCCTCGCGTGGGTCTGGACCGCGGCGTTCGCCGAGCCGCCCGCCGGGCGCACGGCCTATCCGTGGCTCCTGTGGGGACTGGCCGCCGCGGGTGTGATCGGTCTCGGGGCCGCCCAGGCGGCGGATGCGGGAGCCGGTATCGGCCGCCTGCTCGCGACGCCCTTGGGGGCGGCGCTCTGGTGGCGCTTCCTCCCTATCGTCGGAGCGGGAGCTGCGCTGGCGGTCGCGGCCCGCGCGCGCGGGCGTCTCCGGCCGCAGGCATTGGCGGCCGCAGGTGTCCTGGTCGCGGGGTCGATGTTCGCGGATGTGCTGGCCGGTCACGCCGCGGCGGGCTCGGGCCCGCTCCGTTGGCCGAACATCGCCGACCAGTGGGTGCACATCACGAGTGTGGGGGTGTGGCTCGGCGGGCTCGCGGCACTGCTCGTGGGACTCCGTGGGGCCCCGACCGACGCCAGAGCCGCCGCTGCGCGGCGGTTCTCCGTGGTTGCGGGCATCACGCTGGGGGTCACCGCGCTCACGGGAGTCCTGCGCGCGGTCGACGAGGTGGGACAATGGAATGCACTCGTCGCGACGGACTTCGGCCGCCTCGTCGTCGTGAAGGCCGCGTTGCTCCTCATTCTCGCCGCTCTCGGGGCGTTCAACCGGTATCGCAGCATCCCCGCGCTCCTTACGTCGCTCCGCGGCCTCCGGCGCGTCGGCGGCGCGGAGCTCGCGGCGGCGGCGGTGGTCCTTGGCGTCACAGGAATCCTGGTGGGACTCGCGCCGCCGCGGCTGTTGCAGCAGGCGGCACAAACCGCCACGGCCATCTCGGTGGACCGCAGCGATTTTGCCACCTCGGTGCGGGCCCACCTGGAAATCACGCCCGGCTTCCCGGGAGTGAACCGCTTTCTGGTTCGACTCGTGGATTATGATACCGGCCGCCCCGTCACGGCCGGGCGCGTCGCCCTACGCTTCAGCCAGCCCGAGCGGCCCGGCGTCGGTCCGTCCGTGCTGGCGCTCAAACCGACGGCACCCGGAACGTATGAGGCCCAGGGGACGAATCTCTCCCTGGATGGAACATGGTCGATTGTGGTCATGCTCGAACGCGGCCTGCAATCGACGGAAGTACCGCTCGGCGTCGCGGCGCGGGTGCGTCCGGAGATCGTGCGTGAGATCCGGGCCCCCGGGCAACCCACGCTGTACGGCATCGACTTGGAGGGAGGCATCGTGCTCGACGCGTACCTTGACCCCGGCCGGCCGGGGCTCAATGAAGTCCATGCGACGTTCATCGCGGCGAACGGGCAGGAGTTGCCGGTACCCCGCCTGATCACGATCGCCGCCGGGCGCCCGGGGCAGGCGGTCCGGCCGCTCCCGGTCCGCCGTTTCGGCCCCGGACACTTCATCGGGGACGCGCAACTCGGCCCCGGGACCTGGCACATCGAGTACAGCGGCATCGCGCGGGATGGCAGCGCGCTGCGCGCGTATCTCGACGTCACGCTATGA